Sequence from the Besnoitia besnoiti strain Bb-Ger1 chromosome Unknown contig00014, whole genome shotgun sequence genome:
AAGTGTGAAACACGTTTCTTCTCTGCACGATGGCGACTCCACCGACGAATGAGTATCTTCGCCTTTTGCGAATAAGGCACAAAGTCGTGCAGCGCCTTCTGAAGGAAGTCAAACATTATCAGCTCGAGGTTGAGCAGCATCGGCGGACGGTTGCACGCATGAAGGTAAATAACTGTATTTCTCTTTAGAAATAGACTGCACTAACAAACTTTGCTGCTCGCGTGTGGCGTGAACCAGATCCTAGCCCCTATCGTCTACGAAAATGAGTAGAGAACTTTTGTTGCGGTGTCTTGCACAAGATCAGTCGAGTTCAACGAGGACGCTGTGTTCGCGCGTTCTTCTTGGTACTGTTCACGAACTCTCCCAACATATGATGTGCCCCAATGCTCTCAAACTGGATTCTTCGCGTGAGCTCGCGCCGGGGGCAACCGCGAGTTGCCACTAAATTCGGCATGTGTTTGGTACTTGGTCTTATTCCACAAAGAATGATTTTTGTGCGGGTCGTCAATGTGTTTGCTGCCCCAGCGCTCTTCGCAGCGCTGCACGGCGACAGTTGTCGATAGACCCACTACCTCATACTGCCAAAACTTCGGGCGCACTTCGGTTATGTTGCAGCTTGCTCTCGCTTCTGCTGGCTTGCCCTCAGGCTGAGAATCGAGAGCCAAGCGATATtaagcagcagcagaacgTGTATGATGAGACCGTCGTTATGGTTCCGGACGCGGAGCAACGGCTGCTGCGAGCTTGTGCAGACCTAGATGACTATATCCTGTCGAGTGCAGCGTGCACAGAGACTCTACACCGGAAACTCATGATGCCAGCGGTGGCGTGCGGTGCCGACGGCGAATCGGAAGCTGACGCTGATGAGACGAAAACGGCCAAGGCGACTGTACAT
This genomic interval carries:
- a CDS encoding tubulin binding cofactor A protein (encoded by transcript BESB_026970), translating into MATPPTNEYLRLLRIRHKVVQRLLKEVKHYQLEVEQHRRTVARMKAENREPSDIKQQQNVYDETVVMVPDAEQRLLRACADLDDYILSSAACTETLHRKLMMPAVACGADGESEADADETKTAKATVHAETDGERSLEQEVCGIVETAQQLGREVPHLHIQFRAFEVLPDGGTRGQNPESEDEDDI